From Streptomyces sp. 6-11-2, one genomic window encodes:
- a CDS encoding S1 family peptidase, producing the protein MSHKRIPKRKAAIAAGGVVALGAAAVLLPNANASQDGAAGDATPRTLRAADASGLSAQLATALGDSFAGSYYDSAERRLVVNVVGGDSGMVLRAKKAGASVRQVGNSTAALNSAARTLKAEASIPGTSWAVDPRTNKVVVTADSTVTGARWNRLRSTVRGLGSGMATLKKSAGTFKTFASGGDAIFARTQGGTVRCSLGFNVTAGDGSPAFLTAGHCGVAAEQWSDSQNGAPVATVDQATFPGSDLALVTYDDPGTQAPSAVDVGNGQSVEITGAAEATVGATVFRMGSTTGLHNGTVTGLDATVNFQSETGGVDTVTGLIQTNVCAEPGDSGGPLFTQDGGAVGLTSGGSGDCIRGGETFFQPVTTALQATGATLGAGDGGGAAGDAAGDAGDAGDQQPGAGQSDTDPSGAGDRQSGAGGHNSGPAYGSGRTRTP; encoded by the coding sequence TTGAGTCACAAGCGAATTCCGAAGCGCAAGGCCGCTATAGCGGCGGGCGGCGTGGTGGCGCTCGGTGCGGCGGCGGTGCTGCTCCCGAACGCCAACGCCTCCCAGGACGGCGCGGCGGGCGACGCCACTCCCAGGACCCTCAGGGCCGCGGACGCCTCGGGCCTTTCCGCGCAACTCGCCACGGCGCTCGGCGACTCCTTCGCGGGCTCCTACTACGACAGCGCCGAACGGCGGCTCGTCGTCAACGTGGTGGGCGGCGACTCCGGCATGGTCCTCCGGGCGAAGAAGGCGGGCGCGTCCGTCCGCCAGGTCGGCAACAGCACCGCCGCCCTGAACTCCGCGGCCCGGACCCTGAAGGCCGAGGCCTCCATCCCCGGCACCTCCTGGGCCGTGGACCCCCGCACCAACAAGGTCGTGGTCACCGCCGACAGCACGGTCACCGGCGCCAGGTGGAACAGGCTCCGGTCCACCGTCCGCGGCCTCGGCTCCGGCATGGCGACCCTGAAGAAGTCCGCCGGCACCTTCAAGACCTTCGCCTCCGGCGGCGACGCCATCTTCGCCCGGACGCAGGGCGGCACCGTCCGCTGCTCCCTCGGCTTCAACGTCACCGCAGGCGACGGCAGTCCCGCCTTCCTGACCGCCGGGCACTGCGGCGTCGCGGCCGAGCAGTGGTCCGACTCCCAGAACGGCGCGCCGGTGGCCACCGTGGACCAGGCCACCTTCCCCGGCAGCGACCTCGCCCTCGTCACGTACGACGACCCGGGCACGCAGGCGCCGAGCGCGGTCGACGTCGGCAACGGGCAGAGCGTCGAGATCACCGGGGCGGCCGAGGCCACCGTCGGCGCGACGGTGTTCCGCATGGGCAGCACCACCGGACTGCACAACGGCACGGTCACCGGCCTCGACGCCACCGTCAACTTCCAGAGCGAGACCGGCGGTGTCGACACCGTCACGGGCCTCATCCAGACCAACGTCTGCGCCGAGCCCGGCGACAGCGGCGGCCCGCTGTTCACACAGGACGGCGGCGCGGTCGGCCTCACCTCGGGCGGCAGCGGCGACTGCATCCGGGGCGGCGAAACCTTCTTCCAGCCGGTCACCACCGCCCTCCAGGCGACGGGCGCGACGCTCGGCGCGGGCGACGGCGGCGGCGCGGCCGGCGACGCGGCCGGCGACGCCGGAGACGCAGGCGACCAGCAGCCCGGCGCCGGCCAGTCCGACACCGACCCGTCCGGTGCGGGTGACCGCCAGTCCGGCGCGGGTGGCCACAACTCCGGTCCCGCGTACGGCTCCGGGCGCACCCGGACCCCCTGA
- a CDS encoding type A2 lantipeptide, giving the protein MNPTPQVETAEISDAELDNVSGGLSVNALGTATGLVDSVVPVSGVVNTAVGTVEGATGLSTAPVANLVAGL; this is encoded by the coding sequence ATGAACCCCACCCCCCAGGTTGAGACCGCCGAGATCTCCGACGCCGAGCTCGACAACGTCTCCGGCGGTCTGTCCGTGAACGCCCTGGGCACCGCCACCGGCCTGGTGGACAGCGTTGTCCCGGTCTCCGGCGTGGTGAACACGGCCGTCGGCACGGTCGAGGGTGCCACCGGTCTGAGCACCGCCCCGGTCGCCAACCTGGTCGCCGGTCTCTGA